The proteins below are encoded in one region of Tomitella fengzijianii:
- a CDS encoding MCE family protein — MMLSRFVRWQLAVFAVLTVVGLTLMSVRFLRVPEALGVGRITVTVELPGTGGLYERANVTYRGVTVGRVRQVRLTDTGVEAVMTLPDDARIPSDGLAVNVHSMSAIGEQYIDLVPASTGAPYLHDGQAIGPDRATLPQAVGPVLDQADALLDAVPDGALDTLVDETYTGFAGASDEFSRLVRATRQFLDTAGRNADAAVGLLRDAQPLLDSQVRSEQSIRAWAEDLAGITGRLAESDAHVRSIFDLTAPTADAARTVLDETAPALPTLLRNLNAGVALADTYHSGIEQLLVLFPPLTAAIQTVVNGNLEEQKAVVDFHMQFGDPPACLTGYLPPGEWRMPTATDTPPTPSDLYCKVPQDARIAVRGARNLPCAEHPGKRAPTPELCDDPRGYVPQGDNPPFPPASARGNGGGG; from the coding sequence ATGATGCTCAGCAGGTTCGTGCGGTGGCAGCTGGCCGTGTTCGCGGTGCTCACCGTCGTCGGGCTCACCCTGATGTCAGTGCGGTTCCTGCGCGTTCCCGAGGCGCTGGGCGTCGGTCGCATCACCGTGACCGTCGAGCTGCCCGGCACAGGGGGACTGTACGAGCGCGCCAACGTCACCTACCGCGGCGTGACCGTCGGGCGGGTCCGGCAGGTGCGGTTGACCGACACCGGCGTGGAGGCGGTGATGACCCTGCCCGACGACGCGCGGATCCCGTCCGACGGGCTGGCGGTGAACGTGCACAGCATGTCGGCCATCGGCGAGCAGTACATCGACCTCGTCCCGGCCTCCACCGGAGCGCCGTACCTGCACGACGGTCAGGCGATCGGCCCGGACCGGGCGACGTTGCCGCAGGCGGTGGGACCGGTGCTCGACCAGGCCGACGCCCTGCTCGACGCCGTGCCGGACGGCGCACTGGACACGCTCGTCGACGAGACCTACACGGGGTTCGCCGGAGCCTCCGACGAGTTCAGCCGGCTCGTGCGCGCCACCCGGCAGTTCCTCGACACCGCGGGCCGCAACGCCGACGCCGCCGTGGGACTGCTCCGCGACGCACAGCCGCTCCTCGACAGCCAGGTGCGTTCGGAGCAGTCCATCAGGGCGTGGGCGGAGGACCTCGCCGGGATCACCGGCCGGCTGGCGGAGTCGGATGCGCACGTGCGCTCGATCTTCGACCTGACCGCGCCCACGGCCGACGCCGCACGGACCGTCCTCGACGAAACCGCCCCCGCGCTGCCGACACTGCTGCGCAATCTGAACGCCGGTGTCGCACTGGCGGACACCTACCACTCCGGCATCGAACAGCTGCTGGTGCTGTTCCCGCCGCTCACCGCTGCGATCCAGACGGTCGTCAACGGCAACCTGGAGGAACAGAAGGCCGTCGTGGACTTCCACATGCAATTCGGCGACCCGCCGGCCTGCCTCACCGGGTACCTTCCGCCCGGCGAATGGCGCATGCCCACGGCGACGGACACTCCGCCGACGCCGTCCGACCTCTACTGCAAGGTCCCCCAGGACGCCAGGATCGCCGTCCGCGGTGCGCGGAACCTGCCGTGCGCGGAGCACCCCGGCAAGCGCGCCCCCACCCCGGAGCTGTGCGACGATCCGCGCGGGTACGTGCCACAGGGCGACAACCCGCCCTTCCCGCCCGCGTCGGCACGCGGGAACGGAGGCGGCGGATGA
- a CDS encoding twin-arginine translocation pathway signal, whose amino-acid sequence MRAATRSLLAAALLVLLCGAVLQHHHVRADEERAAAAGAVAAAEAQATALLSYRPETASRTLHAAEAALAPGPFHNRYADMIEQRTIPAAKNERIGTSAEIAGSAWLSGDDERARVLLFVNQTSRSGDDPPESAGSRIEVTVTRADGDWRIVEFRPI is encoded by the coding sequence ATGAGGGCGGCGACGCGTTCGCTCCTGGCCGCCGCACTGCTGGTGCTGCTCTGCGGCGCTGTACTGCAGCACCATCACGTCCGGGCCGACGAGGAGCGCGCCGCTGCGGCGGGGGCCGTCGCGGCAGCGGAAGCGCAGGCCACCGCGCTGCTCTCCTACCGCCCCGAGACCGCCTCCCGCACCCTGCACGCCGCCGAGGCCGCGCTGGCGCCGGGCCCCTTCCACAACCGGTACGCCGACATGATCGAGCAGCGCACGATCCCGGCCGCGAAGAACGAGCGGATCGGCACGTCGGCCGAGATCGCGGGTTCGGCCTGGCTGTCCGGCGATGACGAGCGCGCCCGCGTACTCCTGTTCGTGAACCAGACGAGCCGCTCGGGCGACGATCCCCCTGAATCGGCAGGCAGCCGCATCGAGGTGACGGTCACCCGCGCCGACGGCGATTGGCGGATCGTCGAGTTCCGGCCGATCTGA
- a CDS encoding TetR/AcrR family transcriptional regulator codes for MSAYEFESTRRRLTAHQAETVAGLTEAAVVVLRERGYAGLTVRLVAAEAGVAPATAYTYFSSKSHLLAEVFWRRLAALPHRYGRGDTARGDSADGDAGRADPHQDGRSSRSDRVATAMRDVALLAADEPEFAAGVTASLLGDDPEVAHLRIRIALNIRARIARALAPDAEDPVAAADPEVLETLEVIWAGALLRAGMGHQSYASIAERLEAYVRHVVE; via the coding sequence ATGTCCGCGTACGAGTTCGAGTCCACACGCCGCCGGTTGACCGCCCACCAGGCGGAGACCGTCGCCGGTCTCACCGAAGCGGCCGTCGTGGTGTTGCGGGAACGCGGATACGCGGGCCTGACCGTCCGCCTCGTCGCCGCCGAGGCCGGCGTCGCGCCCGCCACGGCCTACACCTACTTCTCCTCCAAGAGCCACCTTCTGGCCGAGGTCTTCTGGCGCCGGCTCGCCGCGCTCCCGCACCGGTACGGTCGCGGCGACACCGCTCGGGGCGACTCCGCTGACGGCGACGCCGGCCGCGCGGACCCCCACCAGGACGGCCGGTCTTCCCGGTCCGACCGGGTCGCGACGGCGATGCGCGACGTGGCGTTGCTGGCGGCCGACGAGCCGGAGTTCGCGGCCGGCGTGACCGCCTCGCTGCTCGGGGACGACCCGGAGGTCGCTCACCTGCGCATCCGGATCGCGCTGAACATCCGCGCGCGGATCGCACGCGCCCTGGCCCCGGATGCCGAGGACCCCGTCGCCGCCGCGGACCCGGAGGTGCTCGAGACCCTCGAGGTGATCTGGGCGGGCGCCCTGCTGCGCGCGGGCATGGGGCATCAGTCGTACGCGAGCATCGCCGAGCGGCTCGAGGCGTACGTCCGCCACGTGGTCGAGTAG
- a CDS encoding NHL repeat-containing protein, with the protein MSAPTTVTASAVAAPATRTGHPEIHVADFTGAGIITARAVAGGAGPADADGASSTDHAPHLTRTPAAGQPLSVAAAGDFVYFTTWSSPLGDGTVQRVPRRGGPAETVADGLHCPVGVAADAHTLFVTTFYGALHVFPRGGTPFRIDLSAHLENPNGIVLQGTTLYVVDWTAGAVAAIDTGELGGPGSTPAVRTVLRPGSLTRPGHIAAGDGVLYVTQTGSARGLDGTIERIDLRTESPRTETLAGRLAYPTGITLHDGTLYVSTVDSRSVVALDVDDPRPVQVVSGLETPWGLAI; encoded by the coding sequence ATGAGCGCACCCACCACCGTCACGGCTTCCGCCGTCGCCGCACCCGCAACGCGCACCGGCCACCCCGAGATCCACGTCGCCGACTTCACCGGTGCAGGCATCATCACCGCCCGCGCCGTCGCCGGCGGCGCGGGTCCGGCCGACGCCGACGGGGCGTCCTCCACCGATCACGCCCCGCACCTCACCCGCACGCCCGCAGCCGGACAGCCGTTGTCGGTGGCCGCCGCCGGGGACTTCGTCTACTTCACCACCTGGAGCTCCCCGCTGGGGGACGGCACCGTGCAGAGGGTGCCGCGCCGCGGCGGCCCGGCGGAGACGGTCGCCGACGGGCTGCACTGCCCCGTCGGCGTGGCCGCGGACGCGCACACCCTTTTCGTCACGACGTTCTACGGGGCGCTGCACGTCTTCCCCCGCGGGGGGACGCCCTTCCGGATCGACCTGAGCGCACACCTCGAAAACCCCAACGGCATCGTCCTGCAGGGGACGACGCTGTACGTGGTAGACTGGACGGCCGGCGCGGTGGCCGCGATCGACACCGGCGAGCTCGGCGGCCCCGGTTCGACGCCCGCCGTCCGCACCGTCCTTCGCCCGGGCAGCCTGACCCGACCCGGGCACATCGCCGCGGGCGACGGCGTCCTGTACGTCACCCAGACCGGCAGCGCCAGGGGGCTCGACGGCACCATCGAGCGCATCGACCTGCGGACCGAATCGCCCCGCACCGAGACGCTCGCGGGCCGCCTCGCCTACCCGACCGGGATCACGCTGCACGACGGCACGCTCTACGTATCGACCGTCGACTCCCGCTCGGTCGTGGCGCTCGACGTCGACGACCCCCGTCCTGTGCAGGTCGTCTCCGGACTCGAAACACCCTGGGGGCTGGCCATCTGA
- a CDS encoding FAD-binding protein, giving the protein MSNPSTTPVPAQAVDGYSDEVDVLVIGFGIAGGSAAVGAAERGARVLVLERAAEAGGTTAMAGGHFYLGGGTAVQKETGHDDSPEEMAKYLMAVSREPDEAKIRAYCDGSVAHFDWIESLGLKFERSYYPEKAVIQPGTQGLMFTGNEKVWPFKDEAVPAPRGHKVPQPGDTGGARMAVDVLLRRAEELGVQIRYETGASALVTDGDRVVGAAWKRFGETGAIKAKSVVIAAGGFVMNKEMVDAHVPQLAKKPFTLGSTYDDGLGIKLGESAGGATEHMDQAFITAPVYPPSGLLTGLIVNAEGRRFVAEDSYHSRTSGYVMDQPGQRAYLIVDEAHMERPEFPLCPFIDGWETVAEMADALGIPADALTSTLDRYNAGAARGEDPDFHKSPEWLAPQDHGPWAAFDMTLGKALYAGFTLGGLRTSVDAQVLRADGTVVDGLYAAGACASNIAQDGKGYASGTQLGEGSFFGRRAGHHAAARP; this is encoded by the coding sequence ATGAGCAACCCCAGCACCACACCCGTCCCGGCGCAGGCCGTCGACGGGTACTCCGACGAGGTCGACGTCCTGGTGATCGGCTTCGGCATCGCCGGCGGTTCCGCCGCGGTGGGCGCGGCCGAGCGGGGCGCCCGAGTGCTGGTGCTCGAACGCGCGGCGGAGGCCGGCGGCACCACCGCGATGGCCGGCGGCCACTTCTATCTGGGCGGCGGCACCGCGGTGCAGAAGGAGACCGGCCACGACGACTCGCCCGAGGAGATGGCCAAGTACCTCATGGCCGTCTCACGCGAGCCCGACGAAGCCAAGATCCGCGCCTACTGCGACGGCAGCGTGGCCCACTTCGACTGGATCGAGTCTCTGGGCCTGAAGTTCGAGCGCAGCTACTACCCCGAGAAGGCCGTCATCCAGCCGGGAACACAGGGTCTGATGTTCACCGGCAACGAGAAGGTGTGGCCGTTCAAGGACGAGGCCGTGCCGGCCCCGCGCGGCCACAAGGTCCCCCAACCGGGCGACACCGGCGGCGCCAGAATGGCCGTCGACGTGCTGCTGCGCCGCGCCGAGGAGCTCGGAGTCCAGATCCGCTACGAGACCGGCGCCAGCGCGCTCGTGACCGACGGCGACCGCGTCGTCGGCGCCGCATGGAAGCGCTTCGGTGAGACCGGGGCGATCAAGGCGAAGTCCGTGGTGATCGCCGCCGGCGGGTTCGTGATGAACAAAGAGATGGTGGACGCCCACGTCCCGCAGCTGGCCAAGAAGCCGTTCACCCTGGGCAGCACCTACGACGACGGCCTGGGCATCAAGCTGGGCGAATCGGCGGGCGGCGCCACCGAACACATGGACCAGGCCTTCATCACCGCACCCGTGTACCCCCCGTCGGGCCTGCTGACGGGCCTCATCGTCAACGCCGAGGGCCGGCGGTTCGTCGCAGAGGACTCGTACCACTCGCGCACCTCCGGCTACGTCATGGACCAGCCGGGGCAGCGGGCGTACCTCATCGTCGACGAAGCCCACATGGAGCGCCCCGAGTTCCCCCTGTGCCCCTTCATCGACGGCTGGGAGACGGTCGCGGAGATGGCGGACGCGCTGGGCATCCCCGCGGACGCATTGACCTCCACTCTGGACCGATACAACGCGGGCGCCGCACGCGGCGAGGACCCCGACTTCCACAAGTCGCCCGAGTGGCTCGCACCCCAGGACCACGGACCCTGGGCGGCGTTCGACATGACCCTCGGCAAGGCGCTGTACGCGGGTTTCACGCTGGGCGGGCTGCGCACGTCGGTCGACGCGCAGGTGCTCCGCGCCGACGGCACCGTGGTCGACGGGCTCTACGCCGCGGGCGCCTGCGCGTCGAACATCGCCCAGGACGGCAAGGGCTACGCCAGCGGCACCCAGCTGGGCGAGGGGTCGTTCTTCGGCCGGCGCGCGGGCCACCACGCCGCGGCCCGGCCCTGA
- a CDS encoding Zn-ribbon domain-containing OB-fold protein: protein MTETAIPAVEGWFTTGPEPALVGTKCTACGNISFPRETTFCKNPACPGETFDDVELSRRGTVWSYTDAQYQPPEPFIPATDPYVPFALAAVELPEGLVVIGQVADGYGVDDLTVGAEVELVVEPLYTDDEGVRTIWRWKPAGSASTKEQQA from the coding sequence ATGACCGAGACCGCCATTCCGGCTGTCGAGGGCTGGTTCACCACCGGCCCCGAGCCCGCGCTGGTGGGCACCAAGTGCACCGCGTGCGGCAACATCTCCTTCCCGCGTGAGACCACGTTCTGCAAGAACCCGGCATGCCCCGGCGAGACCTTCGACGACGTCGAGCTCTCGCGCCGCGGCACCGTGTGGTCCTACACCGACGCGCAGTACCAGCCGCCCGAGCCGTTCATCCCCGCCACGGATCCGTACGTGCCGTTCGCCCTGGCCGCCGTCGAGCTGCCCGAGGGCCTCGTCGTGATCGGCCAGGTGGCGGACGGCTACGGCGTGGACGACCTCACGGTGGGCGCCGAGGTCGAGCTCGTCGTCGAGCCCCTCTACACCGACGACGAGGGAGTCAGGACCATCTGGCGGTGGAAGCCGGCCGGTTCGGCGAGCACGAAGGAGCAGCAGGCATGA
- a CDS encoding lipid-transfer protein, producing the protein MSKHDVAVAGVGMHAWGKWGRPFVEYGVAAARDALKDSGIDWNDVDFIVGGETVRNGYGGYVAGATFASALGWNGARVATSYAACATGAQALDTARTRILAGLSEVALVVGADTTPKGFLKPNAGERWDDPDWLRFRLMGMTNPAYFALNARRRIDLYGATQEDFAAVKVKNAKHGLSNPNARYRKEFSVADVMASPVVADPLHLMDICATSDGGAAVVLTSVEYAQRHGLTGPRINAISTVTPTFPQTQLDMPYFSSESTAAAPAPQYTHKEALARAAYEEAGISPEDVDVAEVYDLSTALELDWIEDLGLVERGTAEQLVRTGDTSVGGRLPVNPSGGLACFGEAVPAQALAQVCELTWQLRGQAEGRQVEGARVGITANQGLFGHGSSVILSA; encoded by the coding sequence ATGAGCAAGCACGATGTGGCCGTCGCGGGCGTCGGCATGCACGCGTGGGGCAAGTGGGGCCGCCCCTTCGTCGAGTACGGCGTGGCGGCCGCGCGGGACGCGCTCAAGGATTCCGGCATCGACTGGAACGACGTCGACTTCATCGTCGGCGGCGAGACCGTCCGCAACGGCTACGGCGGATACGTCGCCGGCGCCACGTTCGCCAGCGCCCTCGGCTGGAACGGCGCGCGCGTGGCCACCTCGTACGCGGCGTGCGCCACCGGCGCCCAGGCGCTCGACACCGCCCGTACCCGCATCCTCGCCGGGCTGAGCGAGGTGGCGCTGGTCGTCGGCGCGGACACCACGCCCAAGGGCTTCCTCAAGCCCAACGCCGGCGAACGCTGGGACGACCCGGACTGGCTGCGGTTCCGGCTCATGGGGATGACCAACCCGGCCTACTTCGCGCTCAACGCCCGCAGGCGCATCGACCTGTACGGGGCCACGCAGGAGGACTTCGCCGCCGTGAAGGTGAAGAACGCCAAGCACGGGCTCAGCAACCCCAACGCGCGGTACCGCAAGGAGTTCTCCGTCGCCGACGTCATGGCCTCGCCCGTCGTCGCCGACCCGCTGCACCTAATGGACATCTGCGCCACCTCCGACGGCGGGGCCGCAGTGGTGCTGACGTCGGTGGAGTACGCGCAGCGCCACGGGCTCACCGGGCCGCGCATCAACGCCATCTCCACGGTCACGCCCACCTTCCCGCAGACGCAGCTGGACATGCCGTACTTCTCCTCGGAGTCCACCGCCGCCGCGCCGGCCCCGCAGTACACGCACAAGGAAGCGCTGGCCCGCGCCGCCTACGAGGAGGCCGGCATCAGCCCCGAAGACGTCGACGTCGCCGAGGTGTACGACCTGTCGACGGCCCTCGAGCTGGACTGGATCGAGGACCTGGGCCTCGTCGAACGCGGCACGGCCGAGCAGCTGGTACGCACGGGCGACACGTCCGTCGGCGGCAGGCTGCCCGTGAACCCGTCGGGCGGGCTGGCCTGCTTCGGCGAGGCCGTCCCCGCCCAGGCGCTCGCCCAGGTGTGCGAGCTGACCTGGCAGCTGCGCGGCCAGGCCGAGGGCCGCCAGGTGGAGGGCGCCCGCGTGGGCATCACCGCCAACCAGGGGCTGTTCGGCCACGGATCCTCGGTGATCCTCAGCGCGTAG
- a CDS encoding ABC transporter ATP-binding protein: MTTAISVAGLGKTYRDVTALDGVSFAIQENTICGVLGRNGAGKTTAMQIITGHAKPSSGSVDVFGRAPFEDRDAMSSMCFVKESQRYPDEFKVKHVLASAADLLPQWDQGFADDLLGKFDLPTGRRVKKLSRGMHSMLGIIIGLASRAPVTLFDEPYLGLDVVARQMFYDELLADYAAHPRTIVLSTHLVDEVANLLEHVVLIDGGRVLIDDCAENLRRRAVVATGGTAHIDDLAAGRTELRRETLGTQARVTLQGDFTDDDLARARERGVDIAPASLQQLMIGATGTEGRQAS, from the coding sequence ATGACCACAGCGATCAGCGTGGCGGGTCTGGGCAAGACCTACCGCGACGTCACCGCGCTGGACGGCGTCTCGTTCGCCATCCAGGAGAACACCATCTGCGGCGTGCTCGGCCGCAACGGCGCCGGCAAGACCACCGCGATGCAGATCATCACCGGCCATGCGAAGCCGTCCTCGGGCAGCGTCGACGTCTTCGGTCGTGCGCCGTTCGAGGACCGCGACGCCATGTCGTCGATGTGCTTCGTGAAGGAGAGCCAGCGCTACCCCGATGAGTTCAAGGTCAAGCACGTGCTGGCCTCCGCCGCGGATCTGCTTCCGCAGTGGGACCAGGGCTTCGCCGACGACCTGCTGGGCAAGTTCGATCTGCCCACTGGCCGGCGCGTGAAGAAGCTGTCGCGCGGGATGCACTCGATGCTCGGCATCATCATCGGGCTGGCGTCGCGGGCGCCGGTGACGCTGTTCGACGAGCCGTACCTGGGCCTCGACGTGGTCGCCCGCCAGATGTTCTACGACGAGCTGCTGGCCGACTACGCCGCCCACCCGCGCACCATCGTGCTCTCGACGCACCTGGTGGACGAGGTCGCCAACCTTCTCGAGCACGTGGTGCTCATCGACGGGGGCCGCGTGCTCATCGACGACTGCGCCGAGAACCTGCGACGCAGAGCGGTGGTGGCGACGGGCGGGACCGCGCACATCGACGACCTCGCCGCGGGGCGCACGGAGCTGCGGCGCGAAACCCTGGGCACGCAGGCGCGCGTCACGCTGCAGGGCGACTTCACCGACGACGACCTGGCCCGGGCGCGGGAGCGGGGAGTGGACATCGCACCGGCGTCGCTGCAGCAGTTGATGATCGGCGCCACCGGGACGGAAGGACGGCAGGCGTCATGA
- a CDS encoding GntR family transcriptional regulator, which produces MLTSDKPIFQQIAEQIENSIIDGSLDEDAQVPSSNELAMFHRINPATAAKGLGTLVADGTVYKRRGIGMFVSPGAREKLRFRRREDFVARYLAPAVEEARKLGISAADIARLVTQLEKGDTARDALAAAQSATTEEQS; this is translated from the coding sequence ATGCTGACGTCGGACAAGCCGATCTTCCAGCAGATCGCCGAGCAGATCGAGAACTCGATCATCGACGGCTCGCTGGACGAGGACGCGCAGGTGCCCTCCAGCAACGAGCTGGCCATGTTCCACCGCATCAACCCGGCCACCGCCGCGAAGGGCCTGGGCACGCTCGTCGCAGACGGCACGGTGTACAAGCGGCGCGGCATCGGCATGTTCGTCAGCCCGGGGGCGCGCGAGAAGCTGCGCTTCCGCCGCCGGGAGGACTTCGTCGCCCGCTACCTCGCGCCGGCCGTGGAGGAGGCCCGCAAGCTCGGCATCTCCGCCGCCGACATCGCCCGGCTCGTCACCCAGCTCGAAAAAGGCGACACCGCGCGCGACGCCCTCGCCGCCGCCCAATCCGCAACCACTGAGGAGCAGTCATGA
- a CDS encoding ABC-2 transporter permease yields MSTTAGTVGAAGAPAITIDGSAPTVPMSRLVRVEARKMFDTRSGFWLMASIGVLALVATIAVIAFIDADEINYGAFATAIGVPMAVLLPVMAILSVTSEWSQRTGLTTFTLVPDRGRVIGAKAITSVVVGAVSMLLALGIGALGNVIGSLIRGAGMTWDVSAVDVARIVIINVLGLMVGFMLGVLIRNSPAAIVGYFVYSFVVPGVFGALAGAQEWFADLQPWVDFNYSLNRMYESGPAGDWATLGVSGVIWLVIPLAIGVRAIMRSEVK; encoded by the coding sequence ATGAGCACCACCGCAGGCACCGTGGGCGCCGCCGGGGCACCCGCCATCACCATCGACGGCAGCGCGCCGACGGTCCCGATGAGCCGCCTCGTCAGGGTCGAGGCGCGCAAGATGTTCGACACCCGCTCCGGCTTCTGGCTGATGGCCAGCATCGGGGTGCTCGCCCTGGTGGCGACGATCGCGGTGATCGCGTTCATCGACGCCGACGAGATCAACTACGGCGCATTCGCCACGGCCATCGGCGTGCCCATGGCAGTGCTGCTACCGGTCATGGCCATCCTGTCGGTGACCAGCGAGTGGAGCCAGCGCACGGGGCTGACCACCTTTACCCTGGTGCCGGACCGTGGGCGCGTCATCGGGGCCAAGGCCATCACCTCGGTGGTCGTCGGCGCGGTGTCGATGCTGCTGGCGCTGGGCATCGGCGCGCTCGGCAACGTGATCGGGTCGCTCATCCGCGGCGCGGGCATGACGTGGGACGTGTCCGCCGTCGATGTGGCGCGCATCGTGATCATCAACGTGCTGGGCCTGATGGTCGGCTTCATGCTGGGCGTGCTCATCCGCAACTCGCCGGCCGCCATCGTCGGGTACTTCGTGTACTCGTTCGTGGTCCCCGGGGTGTTCGGTGCGCTCGCCGGCGCGCAGGAGTGGTTCGCGGACCTGCAGCCGTGGGTGGACTTCAACTACTCGCTCAACCGGATGTACGAGTCGGGCCCGGCCGGAGATTGGGCGACGCTGGGGGTGTCCGGCGTGATCTGGCTGGTGATCCCGCTGGCCATCGGGGTGCGGGCGATCATGCGCTCCGAGGTGAAGTAG
- a CDS encoding ABC transporter ATP-binding protein, producing the protein MITVENLTKTYGAFTAVDDVSFTCKPGMVTGFLGPNGAGKSTTMRIIAGLTPAGSGSATVSGVEFGRVPNPGTQVGVLLDASAQHAGRTGREILTLSAMTMGLPMSRVDEMLHLVSLTPEESKRRVRNYSLGMRQRLGIANALLGDPQILILDEPANGLDPAGIHWMRTLLRGYADRGGTVLLSSHLLHEIEVIADEIIVIGQGKIIAQGTKDELLQASGALVRAGDDTALSVALSAAGITSTPRSGGGLTTEAAPEQVGKVAAAAGIPLIELRPAESAGLEEMFLQLTNESQREGSASAAAPAQTVGAQA; encoded by the coding sequence ATGATCACCGTTGAGAACCTTACGAAGACGTACGGGGCTTTCACCGCCGTCGACGACGTCTCGTTCACCTGCAAGCCGGGCATGGTCACCGGCTTCCTGGGGCCGAACGGCGCAGGCAAGTCCACGACGATGCGCATCATCGCCGGGCTCACCCCGGCCGGCAGCGGTTCGGCCACGGTGTCGGGCGTCGAGTTCGGCCGCGTGCCCAACCCGGGGACGCAGGTGGGCGTGCTGCTGGACGCGTCGGCGCAGCACGCCGGGCGCACCGGCCGCGAGATCCTCACGCTCAGCGCCATGACGATGGGCCTGCCCATGTCGCGGGTGGACGAGATGCTGCACCTGGTGAGCCTCACCCCCGAGGAGTCCAAGCGCCGCGTCCGCAACTACTCGCTGGGCATGCGCCAGCGACTCGGCATCGCGAACGCGCTGCTGGGCGACCCCCAGATCCTCATCCTGGACGAGCCGGCGAACGGCCTCGACCCGGCCGGCATCCACTGGATGCGCACCCTGCTGCGCGGATATGCGGACAGGGGCGGCACGGTGCTGCTCTCCTCGCACCTGCTGCACGAGATCGAGGTGATCGCCGACGAGATCATCGTCATCGGCCAGGGGAAGATCATCGCGCAGGGCACCAAGGATGAGCTGCTGCAGGCGTCGGGGGCGCTGGTCAGGGCCGGCGACGACACCGCGCTGTCGGTGGCGCTCAGTGCCGCGGGCATCACCTCCACGCCGCGCTCCGGCGGCGGCCTCACCACGGAGGCCGCGCCCGAGCAGGTGGGCAAGGTGGCCGCGGCGGCGGGTATTCCGCTGATCGAGCTGCGCCCCGCCGAGTCCGCCGGGCTCGAGGAGATGTTCCTGCAGCTCACCAACGAATCGCAGCGTGAGGGCAGCGCGTCCGCCGCTGCGCCCGCCCAGACAGTAGGAGCACAGGCATGA
- a CDS encoding DMT family transporter has protein sequence MLVYVLALLTAVANATASVLQRAANRKRPADELFHPRLIIRVLREPLWFAGIAALIISFFLLAGALGSGPISIVEPLVVLTLPLTLVIADLTFGRHTRPAEWGAAAAITVGLVGVLFFLAPEAGPGEPIPASTWAWGLGAAAVCIAVLVVVAARSAVGSMARPALLGVATGVGFGTNAALIKAMTAAFNHGGLPELVTTWQTYGVIVCGALAFFLLQAALGSGPLIAAQPGLTGAEPIVSILWGTIVFGEHVRGGLFYIGTGISAAVMAAGIFALTMAFTAAVEPEGIAAAISDDRTATRRLHSAPDPHGAFGLCDDLFRDDDLLPDHQQIPDDEPAPDDEHAPAVRPVDEAGNRQVPGKRRGAGNRHRPELEPD, from the coding sequence TTGCTCGTCTACGTGCTCGCGCTGCTCACCGCCGTCGCCAACGCGACGGCCTCGGTGCTGCAACGGGCGGCCAACCGCAAGCGCCCCGCCGACGAGCTTTTCCATCCGCGCCTGATCATCCGGGTACTGCGCGAGCCGCTCTGGTTCGCCGGCATCGCCGCGCTGATCATCAGCTTCTTCCTGCTGGCCGGGGCGCTGGGCAGCGGCCCAATCTCCATCGTCGAACCGCTGGTGGTCCTCACCCTGCCGCTGACCCTGGTGATCGCCGACCTCACCTTCGGGCGCCACACGCGGCCCGCCGAGTGGGGTGCCGCGGCGGCCATCACCGTGGGCCTGGTGGGGGTTCTGTTCTTCCTCGCCCCGGAGGCCGGCCCCGGGGAACCGATCCCCGCATCCACGTGGGCATGGGGCCTCGGCGCCGCGGCGGTGTGCATCGCGGTGCTCGTGGTGGTGGCCGCCCGCTCCGCCGTCGGTTCGATGGCCCGGCCCGCCCTGCTGGGAGTCGCCACCGGAGTCGGTTTCGGAACCAACGCGGCGCTGATCAAGGCGATGACGGCCGCATTCAACCACGGCGGCCTGCCGGAGCTGGTCACCACGTGGCAGACGTACGGGGTCATCGTCTGCGGCGCGCTGGCGTTCTTCCTTCTGCAGGCGGCCCTGGGTTCCGGCCCGCTCATCGCGGCGCAGCCCGGGCTCACGGGCGCCGAGCCGATCGTGTCTATCCTCTGGGGGACCATCGTCTTCGGGGAGCATGTGCGCGGCGGGTTGTTCTACATCGGCACCGGCATCTCGGCCGCGGTCATGGCCGCCGGCATCTTCGCGCTCACCATGGCGTTCACCGCGGCCGTCGAGCCGGAGGGCATCGCCGCGGCGATCTCCGACGACCGGACGGCGACGCGCCGCCTGCACTCCGCACCCGATCCGCACGGCGCCTTCGGGCTGTGCGACGACCTCTTCCGGGACGACGACCTGCTCCCGGACCACCAGCAGATCCCCGACGACGAACCCGCCCCGGACGATGAGCACGCACCCGCGGTCAGGCCCGTCGACGAGGCCGGGAACCGTCAGGTCCCGGGGAAGCGGCGCGGCGCGGGCAACCGGCACCGGCCGGAACTCGAACCGGACTGA